Proteins co-encoded in one Christiangramia fulva genomic window:
- a CDS encoding sugar phosphate isomerase/epimerase family protein — translation MKFISGKTTLTLIVSVLFLNFSLISCKDNREEKNSKKIEKISSNSEDSLFFKISLAEWSLHEPIQSGEMDPMDFAKKANEMGFPAIEYVTSFYAGRIKEAEDPKAEMQQVLDTLLANSKKYNVRNWLMMVDDEGDLAVQDSVVRNKAVENHKKWVDAANFLGCSAIRVNLFGGDEPQVWKNASADALKKLSTYAKDKNINILVENHGYLSSNADLLAEVMEKVNMENCGTLPDFGNFCLKRKDNARWDAECIEEYPRYEGVRKMMPYAKAVSAKSYSFNDEGWEELIDYKKMLQIIKNAGYDDYIGIEYEGTGLTPEEGIMKTKNVLIKAANQLN, via the coding sequence ATGAAATTTATTTCTGGAAAAACAACTTTAACACTGATAGTCAGTGTTTTATTTTTGAATTTTTCTTTGATCTCCTGTAAAGACAACAGGGAAGAAAAAAATTCAAAAAAAATTGAAAAAATAAGCTCAAATTCAGAAGATTCGCTTTTTTTTAAAATTTCCCTGGCCGAATGGTCTCTTCATGAACCCATTCAATCTGGAGAAATGGATCCCATGGACTTTGCCAAAAAAGCCAATGAGATGGGTTTTCCTGCCATTGAATATGTCACCAGTTTTTATGCCGGCAGAATTAAAGAAGCTGAAGACCCTAAAGCCGAAATGCAACAGGTTCTGGATACCCTCCTTGCAAATAGCAAAAAATATAATGTAAGAAACTGGTTGATGATGGTTGATGATGAAGGTGATCTTGCCGTACAGGATTCTGTGGTGAGAAACAAAGCGGTTGAAAATCATAAAAAATGGGTAGATGCGGCGAATTTCCTGGGATGCAGTGCCATTCGCGTAAATCTTTTTGGAGGCGACGAGCCGCAGGTTTGGAAAAATGCTTCTGCAGATGCCCTTAAAAAACTCTCTACCTATGCCAAAGATAAAAACATCAATATTTTGGTTGAAAACCATGGTTATTTATCTTCCAACGCCGATTTACTTGCTGAAGTTATGGAAAAGGTAAATATGGAGAATTGTGGAACGCTACCCGATTTTGGAAATTTCTGTTTAAAAAGAAAAGATAATGCCCGTTGGGATGCCGAATGTATTGAAGAATATCCGCGCTATGAAGGTGTTCGAAAAATGATGCCCTATGCCAAAGCAGTGAGTGCCAAATCTTATAGTTTCAATGATGAAGGCTGGGAAGAACTCATAGATTATAAAAAAATGCTTCAAATAATTAAAAATGCGGGTTATGATGATTATATAGGGATCGAATACGAAGGAACCGGTCTCACTCCCGAAGAAGGGATCATGAAAACCAAAAATGTATTAATTAAAGCCGCCAATCAATTAAATTAA
- a CDS encoding GMC oxidoreductase has protein sequence MSNYYEKDNYDAIVVGTGISGGWAAKELCEKGFKTLVLERGRMVEHVKDYPTMNDDPWDYKYKGQLPREEVKRKYKQARTGYTITAPSSHWFVDDIKHPYNEEKRFDWMRGYHVGGRSIMWGRHSYRWSDLDFTANKRDGIAVDWPIRYKDIEPWYSKVESFIGVCGEKLGLSQLPDGNFLPPMELNCVEDYLRGSIADNFNGRVMTSGRVAHITGDKKFEGRTKCQFRNRCIRGCPYGGYFSSNASTLPAASETGNMDLRPYSIVSEVIYDPDTKRAKGVKVIDTETKEEFEYYANVIFLCASSMASTSILMQSKSDRFPDGLGNDSGELGHNIMDHHFRVGASGKYDGFQDSYYKGRKPNGIYLPRFRNLPGNNDNLDFIRGYGYQGGASRGNWSDTIAELGYGKELKEKLTEPGGWTMGLIAFGETLPHHENKMTLDYDKLDDWGLPTITFDAEFKENELKMRKDMREQAVAMLEKGGFKDITSYDQLGAPGLGIHEMGTARMGRDPKTSVLNGNNQLHAVPNVYVTDGACMTSSSCVNPSLTYMALTARAADHASKNFKKSNA, from the coding sequence GTGAGCAATTATTATGAAAAAGACAATTATGACGCCATAGTTGTTGGAACCGGTATCAGCGGAGGCTGGGCTGCTAAGGAATTATGCGAGAAAGGGTTTAAAACTCTTGTTCTTGAAAGAGGGCGAATGGTAGAGCATGTCAAAGACTACCCTACTATGAATGATGATCCGTGGGATTATAAATATAAAGGACAACTTCCTAGGGAAGAAGTTAAAAGAAAATATAAGCAGGCCAGAACAGGTTATACCATCACTGCACCCAGTAGTCACTGGTTTGTAGATGATATCAAACATCCATATAATGAAGAAAAACGCTTTGACTGGATGCGTGGATATCATGTAGGAGGACGTTCTATCATGTGGGGAAGGCATAGTTATCGCTGGAGCGATCTCGATTTTACCGCGAATAAAAGGGATGGAATCGCTGTAGACTGGCCAATACGCTATAAGGATATTGAGCCATGGTATAGCAAAGTAGAATCTTTTATTGGTGTTTGTGGTGAGAAATTAGGACTAAGCCAATTGCCTGATGGAAATTTTCTGCCTCCCATGGAGCTGAATTGTGTAGAAGACTATTTGCGTGGAAGCATTGCCGATAATTTTAATGGTCGTGTAATGACTTCAGGAAGAGTGGCTCATATAACCGGAGATAAGAAATTTGAAGGTAGAACCAAATGCCAGTTTAGAAACAGGTGTATTAGAGGTTGTCCTTATGGAGGCTATTTTAGCAGTAATGCTTCCACCTTACCTGCGGCAAGTGAGACTGGAAATATGGATCTTCGTCCTTACTCTATTGTATCAGAGGTTATTTATGATCCTGATACCAAAAGGGCTAAAGGTGTAAAAGTTATTGATACTGAAACTAAAGAAGAATTTGAATATTATGCCAATGTGATTTTCCTTTGTGCCTCTTCAATGGCTTCTACAAGCATTTTGATGCAGTCTAAATCTGATCGTTTTCCCGACGGATTGGGGAATGATAGCGGGGAACTTGGCCATAATATTATGGATCATCATTTCCGCGTAGGTGCATCTGGTAAATATGATGGTTTCCAGGATTCCTATTATAAAGGAAGAAAACCTAATGGCATCTATCTTCCTCGTTTCCGAAATCTTCCCGGCAATAATGATAATCTTGATTTTATCAGAGGATATGGTTACCAGGGTGGAGCAAGTCGTGGAAACTGGTCTGATACCATTGCTGAATTAGGTTATGGAAAAGAACTTAAGGAAAAACTTACCGAACCGGGTGGCTGGACTATGGGTCTTATTGCATTTGGAGAAACACTTCCACATCATGAAAATAAAATGACCCTGGACTATGATAAACTGGATGATTGGGGATTACCAACCATCACCTTCGATGCTGAGTTCAAGGAAAATGAGCTGAAGATGAGAAAGGATATGCGCGAACAGGCCGTAGCCATGCTCGAAAAAGGAGGATTTAAAGATATCACTTCTTATGATCAGTTAGGAGCGCCCGGACTTGGGATCCATGAGATGGGAACCGCGAGAATGGGAAGAGATCCAAAAACTTCTGTTCTCAATGGTAATAACCAGCTACATGCTGTTCCAAACGTTTATGTGACCGACGGTGCCTGTATGACTTCTTCGTCATGTGTTAATCCGTCGCTGACCTATATGGCTCTTACCGCACGCGCGGCAGACCATGCATCAAAGAACTTTAAAAAATCTAACGCTTAA
- a CDS encoding gluconate 2-dehydrogenase subunit 3 family protein, translated as MNRREALKNLGLGAGMLVVGPTTLSLLQSCKNEPEYDWQPVFLTAGQGFALKRILDVIIPKTETPGASDLNIAQFIDSYMDEVADLDRRDKFKQSADAFAEAFQNKFNKSNNEGSDEEFDQIIEKYLKATPAEQDQYIKKNTETQDAQKQQSKMHIDPDAGAFAYLTTVRELGIWAWKNSEEIGENVMWYDPIPGEYIPCGPVSELGNGKAMSL; from the coding sequence ATGAACAGGAGAGAAGCATTAAAAAACTTAGGATTGGGTGCAGGAATGCTTGTAGTAGGCCCTACCACTCTAAGTTTACTTCAAAGTTGCAAAAATGAACCTGAATATGACTGGCAACCGGTATTTTTAACTGCCGGGCAGGGTTTTGCTCTAAAGAGAATACTCGATGTGATTATTCCAAAAACCGAAACACCGGGAGCCTCTGATCTTAATATCGCACAGTTTATAGATTCTTATATGGATGAGGTTGCTGATTTAGACCGACGGGATAAATTCAAACAATCTGCAGATGCTTTTGCTGAAGCTTTCCAGAACAAGTTCAATAAAAGTAACAACGAAGGATCTGATGAAGAATTTGACCAGATAATTGAAAAATATTTGAAAGCTACACCTGCAGAGCAGGATCAGTATATCAAAAAGAATACTGAAACCCAGGATGCGCAAAAGCAGCAATCTAAAATGCATATAGATCCCGATGCCGGCGCTTTTGCCTATCTCACCACGGTAAGGGAGCTGGGGATCTGGGCCTGGAAAAACAGTGAAGAGATTGGAGAAAACGTGATGTGGTATGATCCCATTCCAGGAGAATATATTCCTTGTGGACCTGTTTCAGAATTAGGGAACGGAAAAGCAATGTCTCTTTAA
- a CDS encoding response regulator translates to MKKIDLACIIDDDPVFVFGAQKIMELGNICKNFMIFSDGEEALNGLKAIISSKEVLPDFILLDLNMSKMDGWEFLDEFIKIPIHNQITIFITTGSTDPIDIAKAKTYTQVSNYMVKPISIKSLKERILKTDN, encoded by the coding sequence ATGAAAAAAATTGACCTTGCCTGTATTATTGATGACGATCCTGTTTTTGTGTTCGGAGCTCAGAAAATAATGGAACTCGGGAATATTTGCAAAAACTTTATGATTTTCTCTGATGGTGAGGAAGCTTTAAATGGTCTTAAAGCTATTATTTCTTCAAAAGAAGTACTTCCCGATTTCATTCTTCTTGATCTCAATATGTCAAAAATGGATGGCTGGGAGTTTTTAGATGAGTTCATAAAAATTCCCATTCATAATCAAATAACAATTTTTATTACTACCGGATCAACAGATCCAATTGATATTGCCAAAGCTAAAACTTATACTCAGGTAAGTAATTATATGGTAAAACCAATTAGTATAAAAAGCTTAAAAGAAAGAATCCTCAAAACAGATAATTAA